The following is a genomic window from Xenopus laevis strain J_2021 chromosome 2L, Xenopus_laevis_v10.1, whole genome shotgun sequence.
GGTCCCTGAATTCAGAAGTAAGTGCTTGGTGTTAGAGTCTGCCAAGTAACAGTCAGGGCTTATGGTGTGGTTGGCATGTAGCatccttggtttttttttctttaaacttaaatttttttaaattttaaatttttttaaaacggtAGAGACATCACAATACGTATTATATAAGCATTGCTAAGTAATAGGGCATATTAGAAGGTAATggacatatatataaaaagcaaatacattagGGCTATGTGTAATAAATCAGTTTAGCcaataatatccttatcatcccTTGATAAACTGTCCATCTGCAGAAGATTCTGCCTGTGCTCcgtaaccaggcccggatttcgcTTTGCAGGGCCCTAGGCCGCATGGTCCTAGCCTTACCACTTTCTGTGCAACCGCCCCCCCCCCACCGCAAGCACACGGGGGAGTTATATGTCCTAGTGCTCCTTAGGGTGCAGCTGGACGGCATGCAGCCCCTGAAATCTTTCtgaaatttataatttttccctattaataacattgggatcaaccatcaatactggccaggtggcaaacctaattaCAGCTGCAATGttgctttggataagtctctatgagcttgccacatcttaccactgggatttttgcccgtTCCTCAAAGCAAAACTGCTCCgtctccttcatgttggatggttgttgttgtgaacagcaatcttcaagtctgaccacagattctcattTGGATTGGTCTGGCTTTTGCAGTATGTTacgggtcattgtcctgctggaaggtgaacctccgtcccagtctcaaatcacaagCAGATTGACACAGGTTTtcctcaagaatatccctgtatttagcaccatccatctttccctcgactcggaccagtttcccagtccctacTGCTCAGAACGTCCCcgcagcatgatgctgccaccaccatgtttcgcTGTGGCAATGGTGTTGGGTGATGAgtaccttcctccatacatttggagagtcacccacatgccttttggcaaactcaaaacgtgccttctcatttttaactttaagtaatggctttttttctggccactcttccattaagcccagctctatggagtgtacggcttattgtggtccaatggacagatactccagtgtttgctgtgcaactctgcaacttcttcagggttacctttggtctctgtgctgcctctctgattaatgctcTCCTTGCccagtctgtgagttttggtggacggccctctcttggcaggtttgttgtggtaccatgttgCAGCCTCTGGGGCctttcagaaaaggtgtgtttttaCTGATGTAATCAATCAGCCCTCAaggaggctcaaacagcccccaccaacccactaaatacttcctttctatggcaccttatagcagcccctctggcatttgccagaaccctcagattgtcagtccgggcctgggtgggcttcatttcactaattatgtgacttttgaaggtaattggttgcaccaggattttttaggggctttatGGCAAAGGCAAAGGAGGTTAATATATATGTGCATGCCAATTTTCAGGggttttttctcatttcacttcaccgacTATTTTATGCAGATCCATCACATGGCAGTGTAGGTTTATAAAACTCATTCTTGCATGTTGTTGATAAGAGTCACTGCAAGATCAAAAATAATAGTTATTTTGTTACTTACCTGTTTTGTATTCATTTCATTCCTGCTTGTGGTGCCCCATGagaaggttatgtaataaagaaaTGAGGCAAATATGTGCTTTTGAACAAAACTAACAGATTGCATGgtatttacatttcttttcattttatttttagaatttcaTCTACTGCAGCAACTGCCATGGCCTTAATTGTATCAAAATATTTTGACTCCATCTTGTTTGTTTCTGTCATGGTTTTATTATGGGGTGTCATGGCTGAAAATGTACCAATAATAGCATTAGACAATGTCACGTCTACAACCCAAGGGAGGTCTGTGAGTTTAAGGAGTACTGAGTACATTTCATCAGTGCATTCGTCTTTGGACAGAACAAATGATGCAAGTAATGTCTCAAGCACAGGTCATGAAAACACTACAGCATTAAGTACTGCTTTTACTGCAACCAGACCTACAACAGATTATTCCCCATCTGAGAATGGATCTCTGAGTATAACTACTATCGCTACTTTGCTGTCTACTATCAATGTATCAGTGACTGGTTTTACTGGTGGTACAAGTCATTTAACCCTAAACACAACTCACCCAGCCCAAGAAAATACTACTTTGCCAAACAATACTCAAGCAGTAACATCATCTGAACGGACTTCTGGAAATTCAACAGATACATTGACAGGTAAGGAAAAACAATCTTCttggattatttataaaaagtgaTACCAGGCTCCTTAACTGCCTAGATATTTGTTTATCTTGGAATTTGCCTAAGCAGTAAACTATTTTATCAACAAAACATCAGACTAGACTAGAGTGGGGTTTAGGGCAGGTGAAAGGTGGAAACAAGTTGttaaaagtctactaaaaataatttaaatattaaataaacctaataggattgttttgccttgaataaggattaattatatcttagctgggataaagtacaaggtagtagtttataattacagagaaaagggaatcgtTTCTAAAAccattaattatttgcttaaaatggagtctatgggagatggccttcccataattttgatatttctggataattgatcccatacctgtattaataaagtACAGAAAAAGTAGTAGTAGGAAACAAGTAGTAGGAAACAAGTAAGTTTGCTTTTTATGGTTTATTACATTGGTCATCTTACTTTGTGGTCTATTTGGCTGACATTTACTTACTTCTTCTCTGCTTAACAGGCATCACATAAACTATTTAAGAAAAGATCAATACATCTATCGACTGAACTCACATgatcataaaaaatatacaatcacTTTTCTACCGCaagtgcagggctggaactaggagtaggcagaagaggcagctgcttagggcacaatgataggggGCGGTGGACAGCTACCTCTAAAatagtcttctgcctacccctagtctgcacTCCTCAGTCTACCTTCCCTCCTGTGACCCTCCTCCCTGATGCTGTCCCCTCCCTCGTTCACCCCTCTCTCCACTcaatcgctctcccctcccttctctccgTTTCCTCCCTCTTCTCTCAGTCGCGCCAGCCGTCTCCCTCCCATTTCTCTCAGTCGTGCCCGCCAGACACGAGCGGGGGGGGGTTGtcctggccaggttgcctagggcccgGCCctgcacaagtgcagtgtgcaaagtattATTTCAGAAGGGATCACCATGTTTTCACCCACAATACAGAGTTTATGCCATAATTTCAGCATCATTGTGGTCGTGCTGTAATGACATTAAAATTGGAATGTGAAATAAGTACATTTAATAAACGGGACTGCGGTCAGTTTAGTGGACCGGCAACTGCACTTGCTTTTGTAAATCAGGTGGGATAAGGGGCAGGgctggactggagcattggggcccaccagggctgtggCACCAAGGGCCCCCTGGCTGTTACCTGGGGCCCCCTTCTGACTTCAAAACTCTCACCCCCCCATCCCCACGAGTACTCTGGACTCTTTTCTGTTAGGGGTAGCCAATCAGGGAAGCAGTTCCGTGCTGGTGGGGCCCATTGGGTTTCTTCCCTTtgtcccattggcccagtccaaccctggacagGGGGTGACTATAGTTCCGGGCTGGTGAAATTCTGTTCCTATGGGGGGGGGCAGCCAAGTTCTGCAAAATTAAGTACAGTGTATAAACATGTTAAAACTattcaattttaataattttaagatTCCTACAAAGACTTGCCTGGAAACTCAAACAATGTCAAGGCTGAGCAATGTGACAGGGCAGACAGAAGTGAAGTTTCAGCTTAGGGCAAACTCCACTGACCCCCAATGAACTGCCTGACTTTAACCAATGGAATTATTTATATCGACTACTTATTTTAGAGTAACATGCTTGATTTAATTCCACTGCTGACAGGTTAATGCAGGTAATAGTTCATATAATTAAGTAAAGAGATCCCAATATAAGCAGCTGTGgttatattgggatctatttacttaCTTATATGAACTATTACCTGCATTAAGCTGTCAGCAGTGGAATTACTAGTTATCGGGTCCCACAGGATGATCATTGGGCCCTAAACTTCAGAGacaagacattttccataaatgtatattgcagctgcttatcaGTCCCACTGGGCCCCCTATAGTTCCTGGACTACACGTCAGTTGCAGTTTCTGTTTACTCTATGGTTATACAATTGTAACCTTTTGTTCTACTTGCTAGCTGATTGTTTGTGTAGTGCCACATACCTACATACctcttcattttatttgcatgcagaagtggagaggagaagtgggattcaaaactcttgcCTCCCCACTGAGGGGATACTATTTGACAGATATAAaaaagtgaagggatggcatcGCTGTTCATCCCTCCCCAATGCCAGCACTGCCCCTAAACCATAATAAACGGAAAAAACCCATAAATGAGAACataggtccattatctggaaacccattatccagacagctctgaattacagcaatGCCACGTCCTGTACTCCTTTTTATCCTAATAATttcaacttttaaaaatgatttcctttttctctgtaataataaaacagtaccttgtacttgattccaaattaaatataattaatccttattgcaggggTTTATTTAAtcgttaaataattttttagaacttaaggcatggagatcaaaataaggaaaaaatccattatcccgaaaaccccaggtcccgagcattgtggataacaggttccatacctgttctATATAATGAAGTTGCAGACTTCCCTGTGAGTAGGCAGGCATCCGTTCTTGGTTATCATACTCTTCTCTGACATCTCACATACTTTTAATTAATAATTGGGGTGAATTTTCAATATAATTGTATGTTTTTGAAATAAAGAAAGATTAGTTTAAACTGAATTTTTGTGGcaaatgcgttttttttttttttttacttttttttgttcttgggAATTATCACTTGATTCTTTGAGCATCACGCAAGGTTTCCATAGATTACAAAGCAACTTGAGATTTCTCAGCAGCTCTTGAAAATTCTCCAGAGGCTGAGTGATAGAAAGATTTCCATTCCAACAAATGATGATGTTCCTGTTGGTTTAAATGAATCTTGACAGCTTTGAGCTTCTGAATGATTTCACTGAAAACATACCAGCGAAATACACAAGAAAATTTGGTAAATAGCAAACCTTCAATCTGTGAAACAgatatgttttctttctgttGAGAAACAAAAGATAAAATCACTTGCGGTGCCAAGTTTTTATTTACTTGTTAACCCAGGCTGGTGCCTCTCTCTCAAATAACGCACAACCCGGGGGTACTGCAATCTTCTCCAGGCCTCTTCCTTAGTTAGAGCGGGCACATGCATATTATAGAATTTTCCCAGAGATTTCTGTACTGTCCTGAAGAGGATGTCTGGGAGAAGAAAGAAGATTGTGGAAAGGCATTCCGGAACCATAGTTtggttagtttgaaaaaagaccaaagtccatcaagtccagcCCCGTCCAAATGACCTCCAGTGCATACATATACCCACCTATCAATACACTCACATTTAAATCTATACAAttcacaagagccatgaatatgctgtaaacgatatccttataaacctgtataaaaatactgggcttttggccttgtgtttttatatggtcatgtaactcatgtaacctcagtaacttataatatccttatattttacaagagggggtactttattcactatatatactggtagctatactaattgtagattttagtatcacaatagccttggatattttgCTGGTCCAACaaaacatccaagccactcttaaaggagaaggaaaggttaaaacgaagtaagccttatcagaaaggtccacctaaatataccagtaaaccctcaaagtaatgctgctctgagtcctctgtcaaaagaaacacagcatttatttccttctattgtgtacacatgggcttctgtatcagacttccttctttcatttCAGCTTAAAactccttgccccgggcaagagcatgctcactttgctcctcttctcccccccccttctctgctgtaatctgagcccagagcgataagtgagcagggagagactcaggcaggaagtgatgtcacaccaagctaataatGCAGTTGCTATCCcgaacaaacagagagcttctagatctttttatggtaaaacattctacagaataaatatagcattctagcttgcactattgcagctaatctagtggcaataaaatgcctccgtagctttccttctccttttcctAAAGGCATTAATAAAATCTGTGATCACAACATCATcgggcagggcattccacaacctcactgtcctcactgtgaggAACAActtacactgcttcaaattaaagttctgtccctctaatctaaaggggtaGCCTCTGGTGCGATTaccctttttatgggaaaaaataattcCTGCTATTAGTCTATACTGCTGTCTaaagtacttgtaaagtataatcatgtccctccaaagtgtcttttttctagagaaaacaactccaaccacaatttaaatcttccatcaccctaaccaatttagttgcacgtctcttcactctctccaactcatttatatccttcttaagtactggagcccaaaactgcactgcatactcatgATTCCATGTAAAAGTTTTGAACTTTGCACATATCATTATTATCCTTTTGCTCTTTGCCTTTTTTCTAGATGGAAgaatttctaatttaaaagaTTCTGAGACCATTTTGACTTCAATCTTCGGCACTGTTTTAGGCATTGTTTCCCTGGCTATAACTGTCTTCATCTTCaggaaatacaaaaaaaggagaTCTCAGTATTCACACCAACGACTAAATGAATACCAGTATGATTCATGTAAGTATCAATGTTGTAAAGATGTGGAACACATTattacaaatagggatgcaccgaatccaggattcggttcgggattctgccaggattcggcctttttcagcaggattcggattcggccgaatccttctgcccggccgaaccgaatcccaatttgcatatgcaaattaggggcggggagggaaatcgtgtgactttatgtcacaaaacaaggaagtaaaaaatattttcccctttcaacccctaatttgcatatgcaaattagggtttggattcggttcggtattcggccgaatctttcacgaaggattcgggggttcagccgaatccaaaatagtggattcggtgcatccctaattacaaattaattcatatattgtaattttactttttatagtgtattaaaaaaatatttctgttttgggAACACTAAAAAACTTGTAACAACTTTTTGAGATAACTAGATTTATATGTCTACAAGCCCTGAGTATTGATATTGATTGAACAGGGTACAGTATATTAGGAGAACAGCAAGAGATTGGTGACACCTATTCAATATTTGCTTCCATTTGCAACAGTAAGGGGCATACAGTATTTACTAAGTGTAAGTATTTCAATTTGTATGGggcaaaaaacaattttttatttttaatttatgaacacttgcaaataattaaaacatttgtatataaaaagaaaatttttgagacagaaaaacaaagtaaaagaaCAGTCAGGGaacaattttaaatttaaaaaaaataattacattttcaattaattatatatacaattGGCAGACATAAGATCTGCATTAACCAGACAATGTTTTCTCTTACTGTATTGTTTTGAGTGCCATCCTATCACATGACTGAATGAATAGCATTCAGACTTGTTAGATAAACAAGGGAAGGCAATATTTTTACCGAGCATTCTGAAAAGCaacacatagaggcacattaatcaaaggttcaatttcgaattcatgtgagttcataaactcccatgaactcaaaattcaggCAATCGACccgaaaaatcaaatcaaattcaatttgagttttaagaactcgattcgagttttatctccaaaaaaaactcaatgtcaggaaggctgcagacaactccaaatggatccctggatgtctcccacttacttaaacagcaattcggcagatttttaggtggcgaatagtcgaatttgagttcttaaatctcgaaaatctaattacattttttttaaaaaacttgaatttgaacaatttcctagtcaaatttgacagttttggccataaaaaaatagaaaattctaattttaatttgacccttgataaatttgccccacacTGTATAGCTAGGAATTCTACTGTGTTTTGAGTTTTAAAAGATAACTAATGTCTGTGTCTCTCTTTTACAGCGGACAGATATTCTGCTCCAGATGACACATTAATCATTTCGGGAGGGTTATATGATGGACCCCGAATTTACAATCCTAACATGACGGCTCTAGAAGAGGAGGATTCTCAGCCTGACTATGTCCCATTTAATTCAAGACCAGGTCAATTTAGACTTGAATTTCTACCAGGAGACAAGGAGATGAATCCCAGTTTTAGTGGGTCCACTTTGGATACATACAATTCACTGCAAAAAATTGTCTGATCCTaagatacaaatatacatatattcaaaaTGGCCAACCGATCTGCCAAAAACTGCCCAACCAGTGTGGCCGTGTATTATCAATTTAAATGGAAACTATCATCCCTATAAGAAATCAAACTGCTGTGTATCCATTGCAGTGGGAACTTTAGGGCTGCCATAGCTGCCCTGTCAGGTCCCCAACAGCTGAAAGAACAGGGAAAGTGAGCTATTGTGTGAAAGCAGGGATTCACTTGCTGCAGGCCCCACTCATTCACTAACATTGGGGAAGTCTGCCATTTATGATCCTCAAAATATTGTATTGAGCGGGGCAAATGGGCAGCAGCTTGCTATTAAACCAAAGCAGCAATTTTCTTACATGGATGACTGTGTCCTTTTAAATTTACTCTTAGAACATATTGTGGCTATTTTTTAAATTGGCTTTAAATAGTGGTCCCACAAATGAACAGAACACCCACctcaaatgagaactaaagcttagcaaAAAAGTACGGCAGTAATGTTGAACACTATAGGGCCTATATATCATgctggagtgaagcattaccagtgatgttgcccagagcaaccaatcagcaattaggtttcaacatttagaaaacaaaagcaaagatctgatttgttgctatgagcaaaatcaccggtaatgtttcactcaACTTCTTAGACagtatgataaatatgcccctatgttttgggcttctgtgccatcCCACTGCAatcatagccctttagcagtaatgagctgtgcctccaaagatgccccagtagcttcttttctactgattcaatGTCCATGttgtgtgctgctgtcacttactgagtttaggggccGACtcactttatattgtatatatattaggattacgccaaatccactattttgggatccTGCGGAACCCccaaatactttgtgaaagatttggccaaataccgaaccaaattcaaaccctagtttgtatatgcaaatcagtagtgggaagggaaaaagagaaaacagaaagtCACAAGAGTTTAAGGAAACTAGTTTGGTTCAGGCAGACACAGGGATTCAACCTAATGCTAATcttgttgaaaaaggccaaatcctggctgactactgaaccaaatcctggatatggtgcatcacttgtatatacagaatataatgtaaatgttacaatatatggCTGATAAGTAgctaattcagattctcattacatggcagaactaaaaccagtgcaattatcaccagaatttaataatcagccctgtagcatcagcttatatgacagataACTCAACAACACCAATTAGGA
Proteins encoded in this region:
- the LOC108708063 gene encoding uncharacterized protein LOC108708063; the protein is MALIVSKYFDSILFVSVMVLLWGVMAENVPIIALDNVTSTTQGRSVSLRSTEYISSVHSSLDRTNDASNVSSTGHENTTALSTAFTATRPTTDYSPSENGSLSITTIATLLSTINVSVTGFTGGTSHLTLNTTHPAQENTTLPNNTQAVTSSERTSGNSTDTLTDGRISNLKDSETILTSIFGTVLGIVSLAITVFIFRKYKKRRSQYSHQRLNEYQYDSSDRYSAPDDTLIISGGLYDGPRIYNPNMTALEEEDSQPDYVPFNSRPGQFRLEFLPGDKEMNPSFSGSTLDTYNSLQKIV